Proteins from a single region of Streptomyces vinaceus:
- a CDS encoding MBL fold metallo-hydrolase: MPQDTPPQDTPPRAAPPTGPGATPPPHVTDHGGGVRGIKVPIPDNPLGHTLVHVLDTDRGPVLIDTGWDDPESWDTLTAGLGALGIAVADVHGVVITHHHPDHHGLSGRVREASGAWIAMHAADTEVVVRTRSAEPGTWFDYMSEKLATAGAPEEHIAPLRAARASGRLRTLPGLRAAVPDREIAPGELLPLAGRRLRAIWTPGHTPGHVCLHLEERHPANLPGNGRLFSGDHLLPGISPHIGLYEDPEDTRVTDPLGDYLDSLERIGRLDPAEVLPAHQHAFTDAPARVRELLEHHEERLSGLWELLAEPLTPWGLAERMEWNRPWEQIPYGSRNIAVSEAEAHLRRLVKQGRAEAVPGSDPVTYRAL; encoded by the coding sequence ATGCCGCAGGACACGCCGCCGCAGGACACGCCGCCCCGGGCCGCACCGCCCACCGGCCCCGGGGCCACGCCGCCCCCGCACGTCACCGACCACGGCGGCGGCGTCCGCGGCATCAAGGTCCCGATCCCCGACAACCCGCTCGGCCACACCCTGGTCCACGTCCTCGACACCGACCGCGGGCCCGTCCTCATCGACACCGGCTGGGACGACCCGGAGTCCTGGGACACCCTCACCGCCGGCCTCGGCGCCCTCGGCATCGCCGTCGCCGACGTCCACGGCGTGGTCATCACCCACCACCACCCCGACCACCACGGCCTGTCCGGCCGGGTCCGGGAGGCCTCCGGGGCCTGGATCGCCATGCACGCCGCCGACACCGAGGTCGTCGTACGGACCCGCTCCGCAGAGCCCGGCACCTGGTTCGACTACATGAGCGAGAAGCTGGCCACCGCCGGAGCCCCCGAGGAGCACATCGCCCCGTTGCGGGCCGCCCGTGCGAGCGGCCGCCTGCGCACCCTGCCCGGCTTGCGGGCCGCCGTCCCCGACCGCGAGATCGCCCCCGGCGAGCTGCTCCCCCTCGCCGGCCGCCGGCTGCGCGCCATCTGGACCCCCGGGCACACTCCCGGCCACGTCTGCCTGCACCTGGAGGAGCGGCACCCGGCGAACCTCCCCGGCAACGGCCGCCTCTTCTCCGGGGACCACCTGCTGCCCGGCATCTCCCCGCACATCGGCCTGTACGAGGACCCGGAGGACACCCGGGTCACCGACCCCCTCGGCGACTACCTCGACTCCCTCGAACGCATCGGCCGCCTCGACCCGGCCGAGGTGCTCCCGGCCCACCAGCACGCCTTCACCGACGCCCCGGCCCGGGTGCGCGAGCTGCTGGAGCACCACGAGGAGCGGCTGAGCGGGCTGTGGGAGCTGCTCGCCGAGCCGCTGACCCCGTGGGGGCTGGCGGAGCGCATGGAGTGGAACCGGCCCTGGGAGCAGATCCCGTACGGCTCCCGCAACATCGCCGTCTCGGAAGCGGAAGCCCATCTGCGACGGCTGGTGAAGCAGGGCCGGGCGGAGGCGGTCCCGGGCAGCGACCCGGTCACGTACCGCGCGCTGTGA
- a CDS encoding prenyltransferase, translating to MSSPGRTERLVLDGVLTAEEAAATVAGILAAQRSDGAIPWFRGHHLDPWDHTEAAMALDAAGEHEAAERAYDWLARHQNADGSWYAAYADRPDGVDTARPQDASRESNFVAYIAVGVWHHYLATGDDPFLDRMWPVVFAATEFVLGLQQPGGEIGWKREADGGAVTDALLTGSSSIHQALRCALAIAEHREEPQPDWELAAGALGHAIRRHPERFLDKSRYSMDWYYPVLGGALGGAEAKARIEERWNEFVVPGLGVRCVLPNPWVTGGESCELALALWAMGESDRALDVLRSITHLRADNGMYWTGYVFEDKAVWPVEQTTWTAGSLLLAVAALGGDEATGAVFGGLELPSGLEPDCCLQG from the coding sequence GTGAGCTCGCCCGGGCGCACCGAACGCCTCGTCCTGGACGGGGTGCTGACCGCCGAGGAGGCCGCCGCGACGGTGGCCGGGATCCTCGCCGCGCAGCGCTCCGACGGGGCCATCCCGTGGTTCCGCGGCCACCACCTGGACCCGTGGGACCACACCGAGGCCGCGATGGCCCTCGACGCCGCCGGCGAACACGAGGCCGCGGAGCGGGCGTACGACTGGCTGGCGCGGCACCAGAACGCCGACGGCTCCTGGTACGCGGCGTACGCGGACCGGCCGGACGGGGTGGACACCGCCCGGCCCCAGGACGCGAGCCGGGAGTCGAACTTCGTCGCGTACATAGCCGTCGGGGTCTGGCACCACTACCTGGCCACCGGCGACGATCCATTCCTGGACCGCATGTGGCCGGTCGTCTTCGCGGCGACCGAGTTCGTCCTCGGGCTCCAGCAGCCGGGCGGGGAGATCGGCTGGAAGCGGGAGGCGGACGGCGGCGCCGTCACGGACGCCCTGCTCACCGGCTCCTCCTCGATCCACCAGGCGCTGCGCTGCGCGCTGGCGATCGCCGAGCACCGCGAGGAGCCGCAGCCCGACTGGGAGCTGGCGGCGGGGGCCCTCGGGCACGCGATCCGGCGCCACCCGGAACGGTTCCTGGACAAGTCCCGGTACTCGATGGACTGGTACTACCCGGTGCTGGGCGGTGCGCTCGGCGGCGCGGAGGCGAAGGCGCGGATCGAGGAGCGCTGGAACGAGTTCGTGGTGCCCGGGCTCGGCGTGCGCTGCGTCCTGCCGAACCCGTGGGTGACGGGCGGGGAGTCCTGCGAACTCGCGCTGGCTCTGTGGGCGATGGGCGAGTCGGACCGGGCGCTGGACGTCCTGCGCTCGATCACGCACCTGCGCGCGGACAACGGCATGTACTGGACGGGCTACGTCTTCGAGGACAAGGCCGTGTGGCCGGTCGAGCAGACGACCTGGACGGCCGGGTCGCTGCTGCTCGCCGTGGCTGCGCTGGGCGGGGACGAGGCCACGGGGGCCGTGTTCGGGGGGCTGGAGCTGCCGTCCGGACTGGAGCCCGACTGCTGCCTGCAGGGCTGA
- a CDS encoding class I SAM-dependent methyltransferase, protein MLTVDFSRFPLAAGDRVLDLGCGAGRHAFECYRRGAQVVAVDRNGEEIREVAKWFAAMKEAGEAPAGATATAMEGDALALPFPDESFDVVIISEVMEHIPDDKGVLAEMVRVLKPGGRIAVTVPRYGPEKICWALSDAYHEVEGGHIRIYKADELLGKMEAAGLKPYGTHHAHGLHSPYWWLKCAFGVDNDKALPVKAYHKLLVWDIMKKPLATRLAEQALNPVIGKSFVAYATKPHLPVGAAK, encoded by the coding sequence GTGCTGACCGTCGATTTCTCCCGGTTCCCGCTCGCCGCAGGCGACCGCGTGCTCGATCTGGGCTGCGGCGCCGGCCGGCACGCCTTCGAGTGCTACCGGCGCGGCGCCCAGGTGGTCGCAGTCGACCGCAACGGCGAGGAGATCCGCGAGGTCGCCAAGTGGTTCGCCGCCATGAAGGAGGCCGGTGAGGCCCCGGCCGGCGCCACCGCCACCGCCATGGAGGGCGACGCGCTGGCCCTGCCGTTCCCCGACGAGTCCTTCGACGTCGTCATCATCTCCGAGGTGATGGAGCACATCCCCGACGACAAGGGCGTGCTCGCCGAGATGGTGCGCGTGCTCAAGCCCGGCGGCCGCATCGCCGTCACCGTCCCGCGCTACGGCCCGGAGAAGATCTGCTGGGCGCTGAGCGACGCGTACCACGAGGTCGAGGGCGGGCACATCCGCATCTACAAGGCCGACGAGCTGCTCGGGAAGATGGAGGCCGCCGGCCTCAAGCCGTACGGCACCCACCACGCCCACGGGCTGCACTCCCCGTACTGGTGGCTCAAGTGCGCGTTCGGCGTGGACAACGACAAGGCGCTGCCGGTGAAGGCGTACCACAAGCTCCTGGTCTGGGACATCATGAAGAAGCCGCTGGCCACGCGCCTCGCGGAGCAGGCGCTCAACCCGGTGATCGGCAAGAGCTTCGTGGCGTACGCGACGAAGCCGCACCTTCCCGTCGGCGCAGCGAAGTGA
- a CDS encoding glycosyltransferase family 4 protein encodes MTAEAMVTSPFAGSATDGDRPLRIALLTYKGNPFCGGQGVYVRHLSRELVKLGHSVEVIGAQPYPVLDTGATLTELPSLDLYRSPDPFRTPKREEYRDWIDAVEVATMWTGGFPEPLTFSLRARRHLAARAGEFDVIHDNQTLGYGLLADLGAPLVTTIHHPITVDRELDLAAAKSRLKRASVRRWYGFTRMQARVARRLPSVLTVSGSSKQEIAEHLGVRDERIHVVHIGADTDLWSPDASVAEVPGRIVTTSSADVPLKGLVHLVEALAKLRTERPEAHLVVVGKRAEQGPVARAIETYGLQDAVRFVKGITDAELVDLVRSAQIACVPSLYEGFSLPAAEAMATGTPLVATTGGAIPEVAGPDGETCLAVPPGDAGALAAALGRLLGDAQLRSRLGAAGRERVLARFTWARAAEGTAAHYRAAIEQAARSRRAR; translated from the coding sequence GTGACCGCTGAGGCCATGGTGACGAGCCCTTTCGCGGGTTCCGCCACCGACGGCGACCGCCCGTTGCGCATCGCGCTCCTCACCTATAAGGGGAACCCGTTCTGCGGCGGCCAGGGCGTCTACGTCCGGCACCTCTCGCGGGAGCTCGTGAAGCTCGGCCACAGCGTCGAAGTCATCGGCGCGCAGCCGTACCCGGTCCTCGACACCGGCGCCACGCTCACCGAGCTGCCGAGCCTCGACCTCTACCGGTCCCCCGACCCGTTCCGCACGCCGAAGCGCGAGGAGTACCGGGACTGGATCGACGCCGTCGAGGTCGCCACCATGTGGACCGGCGGATTCCCCGAGCCGCTGACCTTCTCGCTGCGGGCCCGGCGCCACCTCGCAGCCCGCGCGGGTGAGTTCGACGTCATCCACGACAACCAGACGCTCGGCTACGGCCTCCTCGCCGACCTCGGCGCCCCGCTCGTCACCACCATCCACCACCCCATCACCGTCGACCGCGAGCTGGACCTGGCCGCCGCCAAGAGCCGCCTCAAGCGGGCCTCCGTACGGCGCTGGTACGGCTTCACGCGGATGCAGGCGCGCGTCGCCCGCCGGCTGCCCTCCGTGCTGACCGTCTCCGGCTCCTCCAAGCAGGAGATCGCCGAGCACCTGGGCGTGCGCGACGAGCGCATCCACGTCGTCCACATCGGCGCCGACACCGACCTGTGGTCGCCCGACGCGTCCGTCGCCGAGGTGCCGGGGCGGATCGTCACCACCTCCAGCGCCGACGTCCCGCTCAAGGGCCTCGTCCACCTCGTCGAGGCGCTCGCGAAGCTGCGCACCGAACGGCCCGAGGCGCACCTCGTCGTCGTCGGCAAGCGCGCCGAGCAGGGGCCGGTGGCCCGCGCGATCGAAACGTACGGGCTCCAGGACGCGGTCCGCTTCGTCAAGGGCATCACCGACGCCGAACTCGTCGACCTGGTGCGCAGCGCGCAGATCGCCTGCGTGCCCTCGCTGTACGAGGGCTTCTCGCTGCCCGCGGCCGAGGCCATGGCCACCGGCACCCCGCTGGTCGCCACCACCGGCGGCGCGATCCCCGAGGTCGCGGGCCCGGACGGCGAGACCTGCCTCGCGGTGCCGCCCGGCGACGCGGGAGCGCTGGCCGCCGCGCTGGGCCGGCTGCTGGGCGACGCGCAGCTGCGCTCCCGCCTCGGCGCCGCCGGGCGCGAGCGCGTGCTGGCCCGGTTCACGTGGGCCAGAGCCGCCGAGGGCACCGCCGCGCACTACCGGGCCGCCATCGAGCAGGCAGCCCGCAGCCGCCGCGCGCGGTGA
- a CDS encoding ferredoxin, whose amino-acid sequence MGDRWVVEVDRGVCIGSGMCVNHAPEGFELDSARQSHPRDPETDANEPVLTAAEGCPVEAILITLAGTGEAVFPPEE is encoded by the coding sequence ATGGGCGACCGCTGGGTGGTGGAGGTGGACCGGGGGGTCTGCATCGGCTCCGGGATGTGCGTGAACCACGCGCCGGAGGGCTTCGAGCTGGACTCGGCGCGCCAGTCGCACCCCCGCGACCCCGAGACGGACGCGAACGAGCCGGTCCTGACGGCGGCGGAGGGCTGCCCGGTGGAGGCGATCCTGATCACCCTGGCGGGCACGGGCGAGGCGGTGTTCCCACCGGAGGAGTAG
- a CDS encoding DUF5336 domain-containing protein, with translation MNIRSLTRGDGVVIGAAALLFIASFLDFYSATGLDLPSVWDTDVYRLALPSIFLLGFIAAGLLIAARFQPETRKLAGLPLAAWGTVLAVAAAWSSLWSLITSPSGADLGAGCIIAFLATLVLAGVAVAGAKIPALAGGLVPEPKPVAAAPYGGQPQPGTGYGYPGAQQGQPYGSTPQPVPPYGGTPNPTPTPGPGQQDAAPAPAADFTPFWFAVPVARPLFPEDGSPTPIAELAPGTWYLAVDQRGPATLIAQTQDGRRGVLNDTSGIQRG, from the coding sequence GTGAACATCCGCTCCCTCACTCGAGGCGACGGCGTGGTGATCGGAGCAGCGGCGCTGCTGTTCATCGCCTCGTTCCTCGACTTCTACTCCGCGACCGGCCTCGACCTGCCGAGCGTGTGGGACACCGACGTCTACCGTCTGGCGCTCCCCAGCATCTTCCTGCTCGGCTTCATCGCGGCCGGTCTGCTCATCGCCGCCCGCTTCCAGCCGGAGACCCGCAAGCTGGCGGGCCTCCCGCTGGCCGCGTGGGGGACGGTGCTCGCGGTCGCCGCCGCCTGGTCCTCCCTCTGGTCCCTGATCACCAGCCCGAGCGGCGCCGACCTCGGCGCGGGCTGCATCATCGCCTTCCTCGCCACCCTCGTGCTGGCCGGCGTGGCCGTCGCGGGCGCGAAGATCCCGGCGCTGGCCGGCGGCCTGGTGCCCGAGCCGAAGCCCGTCGCGGCCGCGCCGTACGGCGGCCAGCCCCAGCCCGGCACCGGGTACGGCTACCCGGGCGCCCAGCAGGGCCAGCCGTACGGCTCCACCCCGCAGCCGGTCCCCCCGTACGGCGGCACCCCGAACCCGACGCCGACCCCGGGCCCGGGCCAGCAGGACGCGGCGCCCGCTCCGGCGGCGGACTTCACCCCGTTCTGGTTCGCGGTCCCGGTGGCCCGCCCCCTCTTCCCGGAGGACGGTTCCCCCACCCCGATCGCCGAGCTCGCGCCGGGCACCTGGTACCTGGCCGTGGACCAGCGCGGCCCGGCCACGCTGATCGCCCAGACCCAGGACGGCCGCCGCGGCGTCCTCAACGACACCTCGGGCATCCAGCGCGGCTGA
- a CDS encoding TetR family transcriptional regulator has protein sequence MTADAKAVATTASPPLTERQEARRRRILHASAQLASRGGFDAVQMREVAEAAGVALGTLYRYFPSKVHLLVATMQDQLQHMHTTLRKRPPAGDDPAARVAETLMRAFRALQREPHLADAMVRALTFADRSVSPEVDTVSRLTTAIILDAMGLDAPPTAEQLSAVRVIEHTWHSALITWLSGRASIAQVKIDIETVCRLITLTAP, from the coding sequence ATGACAGCGGACGCGAAAGCCGTCGCCACGACGGCGTCCCCTCCCCTGACGGAGCGCCAGGAGGCGCGCCGCCGCCGGATCCTGCACGCCAGCGCGCAGCTGGCCAGCCGGGGCGGCTTCGACGCCGTCCAGATGCGGGAGGTGGCCGAGGCGGCCGGGGTCGCGCTGGGCACCCTGTACCGGTACTTTCCGTCGAAGGTGCACCTGCTGGTGGCCACGATGCAGGACCAGCTCCAGCACATGCACACGACACTCCGCAAGCGCCCCCCGGCGGGCGACGACCCGGCGGCCCGGGTCGCGGAGACCCTGATGCGCGCCTTCCGCGCCCTCCAGCGGGAGCCGCACCTCGCGGACGCGATGGTCCGCGCACTGACGTTCGCGGACCGCAGCGTGAGCCCCGAGGTGGACACGGTGTCCCGGCTGACCACGGCGATCATCCTGGACGCGATGGGCCTGGACGCCCCGCCGACGGCGGAGCAGCTCTCGGCGGTCCGGGTCATCGAGCACACCTGGCACTCGGCGCTGATCACCTGGCTCTCGGGCCGCGCCTCGATCGCCCAGGTCAAGATCGACATCGAAACGGTCTGCCGCCTGATCACCCTGACGGCACCCTGA
- a CDS encoding aldehyde dehydrogenase — MTELVEHGHLFIGGEWTDPLGTDTIEIVSPHTEQVIGSVPHASRADVDRAVAVARKAFDEGPWPRMSLDERIAVVTRIKDAIAVRHEEIARSISSQNGSPYSWSVLAQALGPMMVYDAAIQVARAYPYEEHRQGALGPILVRREPVGVVAAVIPWNVPQFVAAAKLAPALLTGSTVILKPSPESPLDSYILADIAREAGLPEGVLSILPADREVSEYLVGHPGVDKVAFTGSVAAGKRVMEVAARNLTRVTLELGGKSAAVILPDADLDSTIAGIVPAAWMNNGQACVAQTRVLAPRSRYEEVAEELAAAAGALVVGDPLDPATQLGPLVARRQQQRSLDYIRIGQEEGAKVLAGGGRPAGLEQGWYVEPTLFGDVDNSMRIAREEIFGPVVCLIPYGDEAEAVRVANDSEFGLSGSVWTGDVEHGIDFARQVRTGTFNVNTFSLDMLGPFGGYKNSGVGREFGPEGLSEYLEHKMIHLPAGYAAGA; from the coding sequence ATGACCGAGCTCGTGGAACACGGACACCTGTTCATCGGCGGTGAGTGGACGGATCCGCTGGGCACCGACACGATCGAGATCGTCTCCCCCCACACCGAGCAGGTCATCGGCAGCGTCCCGCACGCCTCCCGCGCGGACGTGGACCGCGCCGTCGCGGTCGCCCGCAAGGCCTTCGACGAGGGGCCCTGGCCCCGGATGTCCCTGGACGAGCGGATAGCCGTCGTCACCCGGATCAAGGACGCGATCGCCGTCCGGCACGAGGAGATCGCCCGCTCGATCAGCTCGCAGAACGGGTCCCCGTACTCCTGGAGCGTCCTCGCGCAGGCGCTCGGCCCGATGATGGTCTACGACGCCGCGATCCAGGTCGCGCGCGCCTACCCGTACGAGGAGCACCGCCAGGGCGCGCTCGGGCCGATCCTGGTGCGCCGGGAGCCGGTGGGCGTGGTCGCCGCCGTCATCCCGTGGAACGTGCCGCAGTTCGTGGCCGCGGCGAAGCTGGCGCCGGCGCTGCTCACGGGGTCGACGGTGATCCTCAAGCCTTCCCCGGAGTCGCCGCTCGACTCGTACATCCTCGCCGACATCGCGCGGGAGGCCGGGCTGCCGGAGGGCGTGCTGTCGATCCTGCCCGCGGACCGGGAGGTCAGCGAGTACCTCGTCGGCCACCCCGGCGTCGACAAGGTGGCCTTCACCGGCTCGGTCGCGGCCGGCAAGCGCGTGATGGAGGTCGCCGCCCGCAACCTGACGCGGGTCACGCTCGAACTCGGCGGCAAGTCCGCCGCCGTGATCCTGCCGGACGCCGATCTGGATTCCACGATCGCCGGGATCGTCCCGGCGGCCTGGATGAACAACGGGCAGGCCTGCGTGGCCCAGACCCGCGTGCTCGCACCGCGCAGCCGGTACGAGGAGGTCGCGGAGGAGCTCGCGGCGGCGGCCGGCGCGCTGGTGGTGGGCGACCCGCTGGACCCGGCGACGCAGCTCGGGCCGCTGGTGGCCAGGCGGCAGCAGCAGCGGTCGCTGGACTACATCCGGATCGGCCAGGAGGAGGGCGCGAAGGTCCTGGCGGGCGGCGGCCGTCCGGCGGGCCTGGAGCAGGGCTGGTACGTGGAGCCGACGCTCTTCGGGGACGTGGACAACTCGATGCGGATCGCCCGCGAGGAGATCTTCGGACCGGTCGTGTGCCTGATCCCGTACGGGGACGAGGCGGAGGCGGTACGGGTCGCCAACGACTCGGAGTTCGGTCTGAGCGGCAGTGTCTGGACGGGGGACGTGGAGCACGGCATCGACTTCGCCCGCCAGGTGCGGACGGGCACCTTCAACGTGAACACCTTCAGCCTGGACATGCTGGGGCCGTTCGGCGGCTACAAGAACAGCGGCGTGGGCCGGGAATTCGGGCCCGAGGGGCTGAGCGAGTACCTGGAGCACAAGATGATCCACCTGCCGGCGGGCTACGCGGCGGGTGCCTGA
- a CDS encoding N-acetylmuramoyl-L-alanine amidase, with protein sequence MRYDDSPPSPESDSSVSPDRRWFTRRSGLAVGAAVLAPTLLAGWVLVQLTTGAGADDARPPRIVMPAAAPSPTPTSSPSSAAPQAKGPLSGKTVVIDPGHNTGNFKHTSEIDKKVDIGTNLKECDTTGTTTNAGYMEAEFTLDVSRRLRTVLEAKGLKVVLTHEADRAWGPCIDERARIGNEAAADAVVSVHADGVSSGNRGYHIILPAKVKGGAADTAKIVGPSRDLGERIGSNFARTTGSAPANYLGSGTGLVVRDDLGGLNLSTRPKVFIECGNMRDAKDAALLTSPEWRQKAAQGIADGIVGFLGG encoded by the coding sequence GTGCGCTACGACGACAGTCCCCCCTCCCCCGAGTCCGACTCCTCGGTCAGCCCGGACCGGCGGTGGTTCACGCGCCGCTCCGGGCTCGCCGTCGGGGCCGCCGTACTCGCCCCGACCCTCCTGGCGGGATGGGTCCTCGTCCAGCTGACCACCGGAGCGGGGGCGGACGACGCCCGCCCGCCCCGGATCGTGATGCCGGCCGCCGCCCCCTCGCCCACCCCGACCTCCTCCCCTTCCTCGGCCGCCCCACAGGCCAAGGGCCCGCTCTCCGGAAAGACCGTGGTCATCGACCCCGGCCACAACACCGGCAACTTCAAGCACACCTCCGAGATCGACAAGAAGGTCGACATCGGAACCAACCTCAAGGAGTGCGACACCACCGGCACCACCACCAACGCCGGTTACATGGAGGCCGAGTTCACCCTCGACGTGTCCCGCCGGCTGCGGACCGTCCTGGAGGCCAAGGGCCTCAAGGTGGTCCTCACCCACGAGGCCGACCGCGCCTGGGGCCCCTGCATCGACGAGCGCGCCCGCATCGGCAACGAGGCCGCCGCCGACGCCGTGGTCTCGGTCCACGCGGACGGGGTCTCCTCGGGCAACCGCGGCTACCACATCATCCTTCCGGCCAAGGTCAAGGGCGGTGCCGCGGACACGGCCAAGATCGTCGGCCCCTCGCGGGACCTCGGCGAGCGGATCGGCTCGAACTTCGCCCGGACCACCGGCTCCGCCCCCGCCAACTACCTCGGCAGCGGCACCGGCTTGGTCGTCCGCGACGATCTGGGCGGACTCAATCTCTCGACCCGGCCCAAGGTGTTCATCGAATGCGGCAACATGCGTGACGCCAAGGACGCGGCGCTGCTGACGAGTCCGGAGTGGCGGCAGAAGGCTGCCCAGGGCATCGCGGACGGCATCGTCGGCTTCTTGGGCGGGTAG
- a CDS encoding prenyltransferase/squalene oxidase repeat-containing protein — translation MNVRRSAAALAASAVLCVGAAPAALAAPSPSAPPAPVIPSGLFGKKDPTYDGVWRQSFALLAQHTVGVQPAKEAVDWLVGQQCAGGGFASFRADAGAACDDKTMFDTNATAMAVQALKALGGQDAAVKKGVDWLKSVQNEDGGWAFVPGTPSEGNSTSLVISALAVAGEKPADVKSKAGKSAYEGLLAFQLGCAAEPAADRGAFGYQPGPDGKLPANADATAAAVLAGLGRGAVVSPAAADTPAAALTCPATGSADPAGAAQGAAGYLAETLKKDGHLMAVTPGADQPTADTGNTADAVIALAAAGHKQSAAGALEWLKTNSAEWAKDSPAALGTLVLAAHATGTDPKAFGGTDLVTALNATGPASKTAETKADKAEESEKSEKSDDSGSNVWWIVGAGLAAGMGIGVLLSGRRKKNQL, via the coding sequence ATGAACGTCCGACGCAGCGCCGCCGCGCTCGCCGCCTCCGCCGTGCTCTGCGTGGGCGCCGCCCCCGCAGCCCTCGCCGCTCCCTCCCCCTCCGCTCCGCCGGCCCCGGTGATCCCGTCCGGGCTGTTCGGCAAGAAGGACCCGACGTACGACGGCGTGTGGCGGCAGTCCTTCGCGCTGCTGGCCCAGCACACGGTCGGCGTGCAGCCCGCCAAGGAGGCCGTCGACTGGCTGGTCGGCCAGCAGTGCGCGGGCGGCGGCTTCGCCTCCTTCCGCGCGGACGCCGGCGCTGCCTGCGACGACAAGACGATGTTCGACACGAACGCCACCGCGATGGCCGTGCAGGCGCTGAAGGCGCTGGGCGGGCAGGACGCGGCGGTGAAGAAGGGCGTGGACTGGCTGAAGTCCGTCCAGAACGAGGACGGCGGCTGGGCCTTCGTCCCCGGCACCCCGAGCGAGGGCAACTCCACCTCCCTCGTGATCAGCGCACTGGCGGTGGCGGGCGAGAAGCCCGCCGACGTGAAGTCGAAGGCGGGCAAGTCCGCGTACGAGGGCCTGCTCGCCTTCCAGCTGGGCTGCGCCGCCGAACCGGCGGCCGACCGGGGCGCCTTCGGGTACCAGCCGGGGCCGGACGGAAAGCTCCCGGCCAACGCCGATGCCACGGCCGCCGCGGTCCTGGCCGGCCTGGGCCGGGGCGCGGTCGTCTCCCCCGCCGCCGCGGACACCCCCGCGGCGGCTCTGACCTGCCCGGCGACGGGCTCCGCCGACCCGGCGGGCGCGGCCCAGGGCGCGGCCGGCTACCTGGCCGAGACGCTGAAGAAGGACGGCCACCTCATGGCCGTCACCCCGGGCGCCGACCAGCCGACCGCGGACACCGGCAACACCGCCGACGCGGTGATCGCCCTGGCCGCGGCCGGGCACAAGCAGTCGGCGGCGGGCGCGCTGGAGTGGCTGAAGACGAACTCGGCGGAGTGGGCCAAGGACAGCCCGGCGGCGCTCGGCACGCTGGTCCTGGCCGCGCACGCGACCGGCACCGACCCGAAGGCGTTCGGCGGCACCGACCTGGTGACGGCCCTGAACGCGACGGGCCCGGCGTCGAAGACGGCGGAGACCAAGGCGGACAAGGCCGAGGAGTCGGAGAAGTCGGAGAAGTCGGACGACTCGGGTTCGAACGTCTGGTGGATCGTGGGCGCGGGCCTGGCCGCCGGCATGGGCATCGGCGTCCTGCTGAGCGGCCGCCGGAAGAAGAACCAGCTCTGA
- a CDS encoding LLM class F420-dependent oxidoreductase, giving the protein MRLGLALGYWGRGPDRSHLDLATEAENLGYDSVWTAEAWGSDAFTPLTWIAAHTSRIRLGTAIAQMAARTPTATAMHALTLDHLSGGRMMLGLGLSGPQVVEGWYGRPFPASPLTATREYVDVIRQVLRREGPVALDGRFHQHPYRGADGTGIGKALKPITHPLRADLPLLLGAEGPKNIAQTTRIADGWLPLYWSPTRTDVYQASLAELPEGFMIAPMARAKVCDDVAEGLLPVKAMLGFYIGGMGHAARNFHADLMARMGYEEEARRIQELFLAGRREEAVLAVPDAFADEISLIGPRERIAERLDLWRKGPVTDLLVTAPDPHTLRVLAELNS; this is encoded by the coding sequence ATGCGCCTCGGACTCGCACTCGGCTACTGGGGCCGCGGCCCCGACCGGTCCCACCTCGACCTCGCCACCGAAGCCGAGAACCTCGGCTACGACTCGGTGTGGACCGCCGAGGCCTGGGGCTCGGACGCCTTCACCCCGCTCACCTGGATCGCCGCGCACACCTCGCGGATCCGCCTCGGCACCGCGATCGCCCAGATGGCCGCCCGCACCCCCACCGCCACCGCCATGCACGCCCTGACCCTGGACCACCTCTCGGGCGGCCGGATGATGCTGGGCCTGGGCCTGTCCGGCCCCCAGGTGGTCGAGGGCTGGTACGGGCGCCCCTTCCCCGCGAGCCCGCTCACCGCCACCCGCGAGTACGTCGACGTCATCCGCCAGGTGCTGCGCCGCGAGGGGCCCGTCGCCCTCGACGGCCGCTTCCACCAGCACCCGTACCGCGGGGCTGACGGCACCGGCATCGGCAAAGCGCTCAAGCCCATCACCCACCCGCTGCGCGCGGACCTGCCGCTCCTGCTCGGCGCGGAGGGCCCGAAGAACATCGCCCAGACCACCCGCATCGCGGACGGCTGGCTGCCCCTCTACTGGTCGCCGACCCGCACCGACGTGTACCAGGCCTCGCTGGCCGAACTCCCCGAAGGGTTCATGATCGCCCCGATGGCCCGGGCGAAGGTCTGCGACGACGTCGCCGAAGGCCTGCTGCCGGTCAAGGCGATGCTCGGCTTCTACATCGGCGGAATGGGCCACGCGGCCCGCAACTTCCACGCGGACCTGATGGCGCGCATGGGCTACGAGGAGGAGGCCCGCCGCATCCAGGAGCTGTTCCTGGCCGGGCGCCGGGAGGAGGCGGTCCTCGCCGTCCCGGACGCGTTCGCCGACGAGATCTCGCTCATCGGCCCGCGCGAGCGCATCGCCGAACGCCTCGACCTGTGGCGCAAGGGCCCGGTCACCGACCTGCTCGTGACGGCCCCGGACCCGCACACCCTGCGCGTCCTGGCGGAGCTCAACAGCTGA